The DNA region CGTGCAGGCCGAGCTTGACGAGATTCTCGTCGAGGTGCTGCGCCATGAAGATTGAGAGCATTACAATTCAGGGATTCCGAGGCTTCAACGAGGCAAGAACGTTCACTTTTCACAACGCCCTTACGCTCATCCATGGCCCCAACAGCTACGGGAAGACCAGCATATCCGAGGCTTTGGAGTGGCTCCTCTATGGAGTGACGTCTAAAGTTGAGAAGGCCGAGTCCAAGGATGAGTTTAAGGGCTGCTACCGAAACTGCCATCTAGCGCCCAGCCTCGCCCCGTTTGTTGAGGCAGTTTTCGTCGATGGATCTAACAGATATGAGCTGCGGGGAGATCTGGGAGAGAACGACCAGATCACGCGCTCCTTTAACGGCTCGAAGGTCGACAATTGGCCGCTCGGCTTCAGTGCAACGCCGAAGCCATTCGTTCTCCAACATGCCCTGAAGTACTTACTCTGGGCTAAGCCTGATGAGAGGTTCCAGGCCTTTGCCCGCCTTCTCGGACTGGAGGACCTCGATCAAGCCCAAAAGGATTTCACGTCTCTGGCTACCAAACCCGAAGCCAGAGTCCCACGCGAGGTTAAGGAGGTCCTCGACAATGCATCTCGCATCGAGGCCAGCCTTGCCTTGAGAGTGCCATTCGCTGCCATATCTAAGGCTCTGAAAAAGGGGAAGGCGGGCTTGCCAGAGGTGTATCGCCTGTTACTCGCGGAGGCGAAGAAACGGGCGCCTCAGGGCACTCCTGACGATCGTTTGGGCCTAGAGCTGAATCGACAGTGCGAAGAAGCCAGGAGCAGGGTGCTGGGAGGTCGCCTGTCTATAGAGGGATTTTCCGAACAGGATATCAAAGCCAATGCGGACGATGAACAATACTTTCTCAGCCTGCTTTCGGAGGAGTTCGCATCCAAGTACATGGAGTTGGCGGCTCTTGATACTGTGAGTAGCCTCATGGAAATCGCTCAATTCCTTGGCGTGGGCCTACGCCTCACAGAACGGAACCCGGACATCTGCCCGTTTTGCGGTCAAGACATGGGTTCCAGCCTTCTCGAGCATGTCCGAGAGCAGCATGCGGAGGTCTCTCGGCAAACCGAGCATGTCAGAGGGCTTACAAAGCAACGTGCAGAACTCGAGTCGCTCTTGACTAATCTGGAAACCCGAATCTCGTCATTCCATACCCGCCACGTCAGGAAGGCTGCAAACCTACCCAGCAGTGAATCGATGATGGCTCAAATCAAGACCATCCTCGGCACGCAAAACGAGCACCATTTCAAATCGCTCGAGAAGGCTGTCCAGCAGATAGAACCTAGTAAGCAGAATCTGGGGAAAGCGTACGCCAAAGTCTCCGAGGCGTTCAAGGCTCTCAATCTTCGAATAGGCAGCGGGACCCCGGACTCTTCTCTTCTAAAGGATCTGGCGGGGTCACTTAACACTTACATCGTGACTGCCAGGAGCTTCTCGGACTTGGTTGCCAATATTTTGCAGCCGGTTACGGATGTCATTAGGATCCTGCAAGCCGAGATAGACAAGGCTGCAGGAACTGAGGAAATCGCAGCGCTTGTAGATCTGTTCCAGCACTGGGGCACGATGAAAAAGGCGTGTGCGATTCGTGACATCTTGGAGGGCCTCAAGGATCTGAAGAAGTCCGTCGACACATACGTTGCCAGCACCGTGTATTCTCTGGTGTCAACCGATCTGACGACAAAGGTAATGAAGTGGTATGACCTGATAAGGACGACGG from Bacillota bacterium includes:
- a CDS encoding AAA family ATPase; translation: MKIESITIQGFRGFNEARTFTFHNALTLIHGPNSYGKTSISEALEWLLYGVTSKVEKAESKDEFKGCYRNCHLAPSLAPFVEAVFVDGSNRYELRGDLGENDQITRSFNGSKVDNWPLGFSATPKPFVLQHALKYLLWAKPDERFQAFARLLGLEDLDQAQKDFTSLATKPEARVPREVKEVLDNASRIEASLALRVPFAAISKALKKGKAGLPEVYRLLLAEAKKRAPQGTPDDRLGLELNRQCEEARSRVLGGRLSIEGFSEQDIKANADDEQYFLSLLSEEFASKYMELAALDTVSSLMEIAQFLGVGLRLTERNPDICPFCGQDMGSSLLEHVREQHAEVSRQTEHVRGLTKQRAELESLLTNLETRISSFHTRHVRKAANLPSSESMMAQIKTILGTQNEHHFKSLEKAVQQIEPSKQNLGKAYAKVSEAFKALNLRIGSGTPDSSLLKDLAGSLNTYIVTARSFSDLVANILQPVTDVIRILQAEIDKAAGTEEIAALVDLFQHWGTMKKACAIRDILEGLKDLKKSVDTYVASTVYSLVSTDLTTKVMKWYDLIRTTVDPDVHFNGFDMERTKSGELKARRIQVKAASYGKDLVSAVSSLSESKLNALGLAISISTNLSKDCPFGFLFIDDPIQSWDDQHETQFIEVILKLVEEGKQVILLSHQSPWLDSVRTRCRMLNGRYYQITGYTRLGPHVQGTSWEKWSNRLDLVDAILKDPGALEVKMQQAEEEIRLVVTDVTSQIYLRHKGQWKDPGKLNSKDVARLLTECGVDSGLVQRIVMTFKTTDEAHHVSSKYQPDRQRLRCYHSWAHELGKLLDDRKP